A window from Aliamphritea hakodatensis encodes these proteins:
- the fabD gene encoding ACP S-malonyltransferase, giving the protein MQQSLAFAFPGQGSQHLSMLAELAESHPVIQATFAEASDVLGYDLWALTQDGPEADLNQTDRTQPALLTAGVALWRLWQEQGGATPAVMAGHSLGEYTALVCAGAIDFKDAVNLVKLRGEFMQQAVPAGTGAMAAVLGLADDAIEAACAASAGDEVVSAVNYNCPGQVVIAGNKDAVERASAACKEAGAKRVVPLPVSVPSHCALMRPAAEQMQQALANIDIRMPDIKVVQNFTAQPPADVDALVQNLLAQLYSPVLWTNSVQGMVAEGIETIVECGPGKVLSGLNKKVHRPLNVAAINEPAGLEKALS; this is encoded by the coding sequence ATGCAGCAGTCTCTTGCGTTTGCTTTTCCGGGACAGGGTTCCCAACATCTATCTATGCTGGCTGAGCTGGCAGAATCTCATCCTGTAATTCAAGCAACCTTTGCTGAAGCATCCGACGTGCTGGGTTACGACCTGTGGGCGCTGACTCAGGATGGTCCTGAGGCGGATCTGAATCAGACGGACCGTACCCAGCCAGCGCTGCTGACTGCCGGTGTTGCTTTATGGCGTCTGTGGCAGGAACAGGGTGGTGCTACGCCGGCGGTTATGGCAGGTCACAGCCTGGGTGAGTACACCGCGCTGGTCTGTGCCGGTGCGATTGACTTTAAAGATGCTGTGAATCTGGTGAAGCTGCGCGGTGAGTTTATGCAGCAGGCTGTGCCGGCAGGTACAGGTGCAATGGCTGCAGTGCTGGGTCTGGCGGATGATGCAATCGAAGCGGCCTGTGCAGCATCAGCCGGTGATGAGGTTGTGTCAGCGGTTAATTATAACTGCCCTGGACAGGTCGTGATTGCCGGTAACAAAGATGCCGTGGAACGGGCAAGTGCTGCCTGTAAAGAAGCCGGTGCCAAGCGCGTTGTGCCGTTACCTGTCAGTGTGCCGTCTCACTGTGCGCTGATGCGACCGGCAGCTGAGCAGATGCAGCAGGCGCTGGCGAATATTGATATTCGCATGCCTGATATCAAGGTTGTGCAGAACTTTACCGCACAGCCTCCGGCAGATGTTGATGCGCTGGTCCAGAATCTGCTGGCGCAACTGTACAGCCCTGTACTGTGGACGAACAGTGTTCAGGGTATGGTCGCTGAAGGAATTGAAACCATTGTTGAGTGTGGTCCGGGTAAGGTGTTATCCGGCCTCAATAAGAAGGTACACCGTCCGTTGAATGTGGCTGCAATTAATGAGCCGGCCGGACTTGAAAAAGCATTAAGTTAA
- the sppA gene encoding signal peptide peptidase SppA — protein sequence MTVSTESEEKNLRATKEWRLIERLIMSLQSEQRKSRRWGIFFKSLTFLYLFIILGVFLLQSPFSSDVLEEAPHTAVVQVNGPIANGQDANADAIIHSLRSAFKAEDSKAVLVRINSPGGSPVQSGYVYDEIKRLRLLYPEKKLYAVITDIGASGAYYIAAAADEIYADKASLVGSIGVVSSGFGFVDLMSKLGVERRALTAGDNKALLDPFSPLRDEDKQFWQTVLDTTHKQFIEQVKLGRGERLQDNPDLYTGLVWTGEQALELGLVDGLASSSTVARDIVGAEKLILYSPKVSPLKQLADQLGVSFAKAMSTHLGLDSPVRLQ from the coding sequence ATAACGGTAAGCACTGAGTCTGAAGAAAAGAATCTGCGTGCAACCAAAGAGTGGCGGCTGATTGAGCGGCTGATCATGAGTTTGCAAAGTGAGCAGCGTAAATCCCGGCGCTGGGGGATCTTCTTTAAATCCCTGACGTTCTTATATCTGTTCATTATTCTCGGCGTTTTTCTGTTGCAGTCTCCGTTTTCTTCGGATGTGCTGGAAGAAGCGCCACATACCGCTGTTGTTCAGGTAAATGGCCCGATTGCCAATGGTCAGGATGCTAATGCGGACGCCATTATTCATTCCCTGCGCAGCGCCTTTAAAGCAGAAGATTCGAAGGCCGTGCTGGTGCGGATTAACAGCCCTGGTGGCAGTCCCGTACAGTCCGGCTATGTCTATGATGAGATTAAACGGCTGCGCCTGCTGTATCCGGAAAAGAAACTGTATGCAGTGATTACCGATATAGGGGCGTCCGGGGCGTATTATATTGCAGCCGCTGCGGATGAAATTTATGCGGATAAGGCCAGTCTGGTGGGGTCTATCGGTGTGGTGTCATCCGGTTTTGGTTTTGTTGATCTGATGTCCAAGCTCGGGGTTGAACGCCGTGCTCTGACTGCCGGTGACAACAAGGCGTTACTGGATCCTTTCTCGCCGTTACGGGACGAAGACAAGCAGTTCTGGCAAACCGTTCTGGATACCACCCATAAGCAGTTTATCGAGCAGGTAAAGCTTGGCCGTGGTGAGCGGTTGCAGGATAATCCGGATCTGTATACGGGGCTGGTGTGGACCGGTGAGCAAGCGCTTGAGCTGGGGCTGGTTGACGGTCTTGCCAGTAGCAGTACAGTGGCGCGTGATATTGTCGGTGCTGAGAAGCTGATTTTGTATTCGCCTAAGGTCTCGCCGCTGAAGCAGTTGGCTGATCAGCTGGGGGTGAGTTTTGCGAAAGCGATGAGTACTCATTTAGGGCTGGATTCACCGGTGCGGTTGCAGTAA
- a CDS encoding GFA family protein, which produces MAITGGCFCGAVRYRIEGRLRDARSCHCSLCRKAFSAQASAYALLDAEAFSWVAGENLLTRYVGKQGFGLQFCKLCGSTLTGIYEGRIHGVTLGCVDGDPDIEIGMHIYVGSKAAWEVLPLAESRAVFHEEGTAP; this is translated from the coding sequence GTGGCCATTACCGGCGGGTGTTTTTGTGGGGCGGTTCGTTACCGGATAGAGGGCAGGCTGCGTGATGCGCGTAGCTGTCACTGTTCTCTGTGCCGTAAAGCTTTCAGTGCTCAGGCCTCAGCGTATGCGCTGCTGGATGCGGAAGCGTTCAGTTGGGTTGCCGGTGAAAACCTCCTGACCCGGTATGTGGGTAAGCAGGGTTTTGGGCTGCAGTTTTGTAAGCTTTGTGGCTCAACCCTGACCGGAATTTATGAAGGCCGGATTCACGGTGTTACCCTGGGTTGCGTTGACGGTGATCCGGATATTGAGATCGGCATGCATATATATGTCGGTTCAAAAGCCGCCTGGGAGGTTTTGCCGTTGGCAGAGTCCCGGGCGGTGTTTCATGAAGAAGGGACGGCTCCCTGA
- a CDS encoding RrF2 family transcriptional regulator, whose product MQLSRFSDYSLRVLFYTATNNHRLCQLAEIADFFDISVEHLRKVVHGLAKSGYLETFRGKKGGIRLAIASEDINLAEVIALTEGMRPLVDCTGQECCLAPACGLKNILAQAQAAMMKTLALYSLADILDDPQMQSRLIVTSR is encoded by the coding sequence ATGCAGCTCAGCCGCTTCAGCGATTACAGTTTACGCGTACTCTTCTACACAGCCACCAACAACCACCGTCTGTGCCAGCTTGCAGAAATTGCTGACTTCTTCGACATTTCTGTCGAACACTTACGCAAGGTCGTACATGGACTGGCTAAATCCGGCTATCTGGAAACATTCAGAGGAAAGAAAGGTGGTATACGGCTGGCCATTGCATCTGAAGACATCAACCTTGCAGAAGTCATAGCCCTGACGGAAGGTATGCGGCCACTGGTTGACTGCACCGGCCAGGAGTGCTGCCTTGCACCCGCATGCGGCCTGAAAAACATTCTTGCCCAGGCACAGGCCGCCATGATGAAAACTCTGGCGCTGTATTCACTGGCAGATATTTTAGACGACCCGCAGATGCAGAGCCGTCTGATCGTGACCAGCCGCTGA
- the fabF gene encoding beta-ketoacyl-ACP synthase II: protein MSRRRVVVTGMGMLSPVGNTVQETWANILNGVSGAAEITHFDASAFGTRFSASVKDFSLDGYLNPKDARKMDLFIQYGMVASIQAIQDAGLEVTEENASRIGVAIGSGIGGLPMIENTHDILNKSGPRRISPFFVPGSIINMIAGNLAIKYGFKGPNIAITTACTTGTHNIGQAARMIQYGDADVMIAGGAEMATTPLGLGGFSAARALSTRNDDPQAASRPWDRDRDGFVLGDGAGVMVLEEYEAAKARGAEIYAEVVGFGMSDDAHHMTSPPEDGSGAALSMANAMRDAGLNGDQIHYINAHGTSTPAGDIAESNAAKLVLGEAAAANVRMSSTKSMTGHLLGAAGAVEAIFSVLAIRDQVAPPTINLDNPSEGCDLNYVAHTAQQATIEAAISNSFGFGGTNGTLIFRKV from the coding sequence ATGTCTCGTAGAAGAGTTGTCGTCACCGGCATGGGCATGCTTAGCCCGGTAGGTAACACTGTCCAGGAGACATGGGCGAATATACTCAATGGCGTCAGTGGTGCTGCTGAAATTACTCATTTCGATGCATCTGCCTTTGGTACACGTTTTTCAGCGTCTGTTAAAGACTTCAGTCTCGACGGTTATCTGAACCCTAAAGACGCCCGTAAAATGGATTTATTTATCCAGTACGGCATGGTGGCAAGCATTCAGGCGATTCAGGACGCAGGTCTTGAAGTCACTGAGGAGAACGCATCGCGTATCGGCGTCGCGATTGGTTCCGGAATCGGCGGTTTGCCGATGATTGAAAATACCCATGATATTCTTAATAAGAGTGGTCCGCGCCGGATTTCACCATTCTTTGTGCCAGGCAGCATCATTAACATGATTGCCGGCAACCTGGCGATTAAGTACGGCTTTAAAGGCCCGAATATTGCCATTACCACTGCATGTACAACCGGTACGCACAATATTGGTCAGGCAGCGCGTATGATTCAGTACGGTGATGCTGACGTGATGATCGCCGGCGGTGCGGAGATGGCAACTACGCCTTTAGGTCTGGGCGGCTTCTCTGCAGCCCGTGCACTGTCTACCCGTAATGATGATCCGCAGGCAGCCTCCCGTCCGTGGGACCGTGACCGTGACGGCTTCGTGCTGGGTGACGGTGCCGGTGTCATGGTGCTTGAAGAGTATGAAGCGGCAAAAGCCCGCGGTGCGGAAATTTATGCTGAAGTCGTCGGCTTTGGCATGAGTGATGATGCACACCATATGACTTCACCACCGGAAGACGGTAGCGGTGCCGCGCTGTCTATGGCGAATGCCATGCGCGATGCCGGTCTTAATGGCGATCAGATTCACTACATTAACGCCCACGGTACTTCGACACCGGCCGGTGATATTGCTGAATCCAATGCAGCCAAGCTGGTACTGGGTGAAGCGGCTGCGGCGAATGTCCGTATGAGTTCCACCAAGTCGATGACCGGTCACTTGCTGGGTGCAGCAGGTGCTGTTGAAGCGATCTTCAGCGTGCTGGCCATCCGTGATCAGGTTGCACCGCCAACCATCAACCTGGATAACCCGTCTGAGGGCTGTGACCTGAACTATGTGGCGCATACCGCGCAGCAGGCAACAATCGAAGCGGCTATATCCAACTCCTTCGGATTTGGCGGTACCAACGGTACCCTGATTTTCCGAAAAGTCTGA
- a CDS encoding HAD-IA family hydrolase, producing the protein MYKLLIFDWDGTVMDSAARIVACMQHAARDLQQPELTDSAIRDIIGLGLPEAFRILIPGIAEDMIEPMRERYGHYFLGDDPTPVELFPGVREGLEKLQRQGFVLTVATGKSRRGIDRVFSSTGLGEVFVASRGADETASKPDPLMIHEILAETGVAPEHALMIGDTEYDMEMAANAGVDGLAVSYGVHTLERMQPFSPVQEVHSFTEMVNWLESRCLKD; encoded by the coding sequence TTGTATAAGCTGCTGATTTTTGACTGGGACGGAACCGTGATGGATTCCGCTGCGCGGATTGTTGCCTGTATGCAGCATGCGGCAAGGGATTTGCAACAGCCTGAATTAACGGACAGTGCAATCCGTGACATTATCGGGCTGGGTTTGCCGGAAGCGTTCCGTATTCTTATCCCCGGTATTGCGGAGGATATGATCGAGCCAATGCGCGAGCGTTACGGGCATTACTTTTTGGGAGATGACCCGACCCCTGTTGAGCTGTTTCCCGGTGTGAGGGAAGGTCTGGAGAAATTGCAGCGTCAGGGGTTTGTACTGACAGTGGCAACCGGCAAGAGTCGCCGGGGGATTGACCGGGTATTTTCTTCTACCGGGCTGGGGGAGGTGTTTGTTGCGTCCCGCGGGGCAGATGAGACGGCTTCGAAGCCGGATCCGCTGATGATTCATGAAATTCTGGCGGAAACCGGCGTTGCACCGGAGCATGCGCTGATGATCGGTGATACCGAGTACGACATGGAAATGGCGGCTAATGCTGGCGTGGATGGTCTGGCGGTCAGTTACGGGGTGCATACCCTGGAACGTATGCAGCCATTCAGTCCGGTGCAGGAAGTGCACAGTTTTACTGAAATGGTTAACTGGCTGGAAAGCCGTTGTCTGAAAGATTAG
- the acpP gene encoding acyl carrier protein codes for MSNIEERVKKIIAEQLGVKEDEVTTEASFVEDLGADSLDTVELVMALEEEFETEIPDEEAEKITTVKLAIDYINANQ; via the coding sequence ATGAGCAACATCGAAGAGCGCGTTAAAAAAATCATCGCTGAACAGCTTGGTGTAAAAGAAGACGAAGTTACCACTGAAGCTTCTTTCGTAGAAGATCTGGGTGCAGATTCTCTGGACACCGTTGAACTGGTGATGGCTTTGGAAGAGGAATTTGAAACTGAAATTCCTGACGAAGAAGCTGAAAAGATCACTACCGTTAAGCTGGCAATCGATTACATTAACGCAAATCAGTAA
- the fabG gene encoding 3-oxoacyl-ACP reductase FabG, with translation MSIEGKVALVTGATRGIGKAIALELGRQGAVVIGTATSDNGAASIAEYLQQAGVSGTGLKLDVGSSESVEAVVKTVQDEYGAVAIIVNNAGITRDNIMMRMKEDEWDSVMNTNLKSVYRLMKGCLRGMTKARWGRVINVSSVVASMGNAGQANYAAAKSGMEGFSRALAREVASRNITVNCVAPGFIDTDMTSGLAQEHKDTLQSQIPLGRLGQPEEIASVVGFLASDAGGYVTGETIHVNGGMYMS, from the coding sequence ATGAGCATTGAAGGTAAGGTAGCTCTGGTTACCGGTGCCACACGGGGAATTGGTAAGGCGATTGCGCTGGAACTGGGTCGCCAGGGTGCTGTGGTAATCGGTACTGCAACCAGTGACAACGGTGCAGCATCTATTGCTGAATACCTGCAGCAGGCGGGTGTCAGCGGTACCGGTCTTAAGCTGGACGTGGGATCCAGTGAGTCAGTTGAAGCGGTGGTGAAAACTGTGCAGGATGAGTACGGTGCGGTTGCTATCATCGTGAATAATGCCGGTATCACCCGGGATAACATTATGATGCGGATGAAAGAAGATGAGTGGGATTCAGTGATGAATACCAACCTGAAATCCGTTTACCGTCTGATGAAAGGCTGTCTGCGCGGTATGACCAAGGCCCGCTGGGGCCGCGTTATCAACGTCAGTTCGGTTGTGGCGTCAATGGGTAATGCCGGTCAGGCGAACTATGCGGCTGCCAAATCCGGTATGGAAGGTTTCAGCCGGGCGCTGGCCCGTGAAGTTGCTTCCCGTAACATCACTGTGAACTGTGTTGCACCGGGTTTTATCGATACCGATATGACCAGTGGTTTGGCGCAGGAGCACAAAGATACACTGCAGTCACAGATTCCTTTAGGGCGTCTGGGGCAGCCTGAAGAAATTGCATCTGTTGTTGGTTTTTTAGCCAGCGACGCCGGCGGCTATGTGACGGGTGAGACGATCCACGTCAATGGCGGCATGTATATGTCTTAA
- the rpmF gene encoding 50S ribosomal protein L32: protein MAVQKSKVTRSRRGQRRSHDALSNPTLSVEATTGETHRRHHVSADGFYRGKQVVAQQDDE, encoded by the coding sequence ATGGCAGTACAAAAGAGCAAAGTAACTCGTTCACGTCGCGGTCAGCGCCGTTCTCACGACGCTCTGAGCAACCCAACTCTATCTGTAGAAGCAACTACCGGTGAAACTCACCGTCGTCACCACGTAAGTGCTGACGGTTTCTACCGCGGTAAGCAGGTTGTTGCGCAGCAAGACGACGAGTAA
- a CDS encoding YceD family protein produces MSNVPIPKKIDPRKLAERGVRIEGSTELKFMPNLTSMLVDDQNSVWIDLQFDRDELKIRTVQGSAGGKLAMTCQRCLEPVEIDVEAKFNLAIAPTEEHAKNLPKYYDPLIVEGDELELLTMVEEELILTLPIVPYHDDCSIQTSFGEEVTDISTDTDSDKTNPFSVLATLKGGKLD; encoded by the coding sequence ATGTCGAACGTCCCAATACCAAAGAAAATAGACCCGCGTAAGCTTGCTGAGCGGGGAGTACGAATTGAAGGTTCAACTGAACTGAAGTTCATGCCGAATCTGACATCAATGTTAGTTGATGATCAGAATTCTGTATGGATCGATTTACAGTTTGATCGTGATGAACTGAAGATACGTACGGTTCAGGGCAGTGCAGGTGGCAAGTTAGCAATGACCTGTCAGCGTTGTCTGGAACCGGTTGAAATTGATGTCGAAGCGAAGTTCAATCTGGCCATTGCGCCGACTGAGGAGCATGCCAAGAATCTGCCTAAGTACTATGATCCGCTGATCGTAGAAGGCGATGAACTTGAATTGCTGACAATGGTTGAAGAAGAGCTGATTTTGACGCTGCCAATTGTGCCATACCATGATGACTGCAGCATCCAGACTTCCTTCGGTGAAGAAGTAACGGATATTTCGACAGACACAGATTCAGATAAAACTAACCCTTTCAGTGTTTTAGCCACACTGAAAGGCGGTAAGCTTGATTAA
- the rraA gene encoding ribonuclease E activity regulator RraA has translation MDDLLPELCDQFPEKIQVVEPMFGNYGGRERFGGEIVTLKAFEDNSLVREQVALPGTGKVLVVDGGGSMRRAMLGDMLAEKAALNGWEGIIIYGCIRDVNAIGELDLGVQALGPNPMKTEKKGVGELNVSLNFGGATFTPGHYVYADNNGVIVASEKLELAE, from the coding sequence GTGGACGATTTATTACCCGAGTTATGTGACCAGTTTCCGGAAAAAATTCAGGTCGTAGAGCCGATGTTTGGCAACTATGGTGGCCGTGAGCGTTTTGGTGGTGAGATCGTCACGCTGAAAGCCTTTGAAGATAACTCGCTGGTCCGCGAGCAGGTTGCGCTGCCGGGAACGGGTAAAGTGTTGGTTGTTGACGGGGGCGGCTCAATGCGCCGTGCCATGCTGGGCGATATGCTGGCAGAGAAGGCCGCGCTTAATGGCTGGGAAGGCATCATTATCTACGGCTGTATCCGTGATGTGAATGCGATCGGTGAGCTGGATCTGGGGGTGCAGGCGCTGGGACCTAATCCGATGAAGACCGAAAAGAAAGGTGTGGGTGAGCTGAATGTGTCGCTGAATTTTGGCGGTGCGACGTTTACACCGGGTCACTATGTTTATGCTGATAACAACGGTGTCATTGTTGCCAGTGAGAAACTGGAACTGGCCGAATAA
- a CDS encoding Maf family protein — MPALVLASSSPYRRALLERLNLPFSSASPDIDETPHQDESPADYVARLAHEKALALAPHHPDTLIIGSDQCCVLDNKIVGKPGNFANASQHLQACSEKHVTFLTGLCVLNTADDSHQVCVEPYHVHFRTLSQTMIENYLNAEQPYDCAGSFKMEGLGIALFSKLEGDDPNSLIGLPLIRLISMLEHQGLRTL, encoded by the coding sequence ATGCCAGCGCTTGTTTTAGCCTCATCTTCACCTTACCGCCGTGCCCTTCTTGAGCGTCTGAATCTGCCGTTCAGCAGCGCCTCACCGGACATCGATGAAACCCCGCACCAAGACGAATCACCGGCGGATTATGTTGCCCGGCTGGCCCATGAAAAGGCCCTTGCACTGGCACCTCATCATCCTGACACCCTTATTATCGGCAGCGACCAGTGCTGCGTTCTGGACAATAAGATCGTCGGCAAGCCCGGCAACTTTGCCAATGCCAGCCAACACCTGCAGGCCTGCTCAGAAAAACACGTGACCTTTCTGACCGGCCTGTGCGTGCTTAACACGGCTGATGACAGCCATCAGGTATGCGTAGAACCTTACCATGTGCACTTTCGCACCCTGAGCCAAACGATGATCGAAAACTACCTGAACGCAGAACAGCCTTACGACTGCGCCGGCAGCTTTAAAATGGAAGGGCTGGGAATCGCGCTGTTCAGCAAACTGGAGGGAGATGATCCTAACAGCCTGATCGGACTGCCACTGATCCGCCTGATCAGCATGCTGGAGCACCAGGGGTTGCGAACGCTTTAA
- the plsX gene encoding phosphate acyltransferase PlsX, which yields MRIAIDAMGGDFGPRVVIPACIDALTRHPHLSLTLVGQQDKISAFISSGERQQFAERLTVLHAEKIIGNTDKPSRALRQRKQTSMHEALCLVADGRAQACVSAGNTGALMALSRFVLKMLPGIDRPAIITAIPSRKGDSYMLDLGANVDCSAEHLLQFAIMGSVMTRAVAGIAEPKVGLLNVGEEEIKGNEQVKLASRLIREHGGINYAGFIEGDDICAGKVDVVVCDGFVGNIALKSSEGVARLIGRQLRDGFSGSVFRRLLGWLVKPVLQDIASYIDPGRRNGASLLGLQGIVVKSHGGADRQCFGYAIDQAVAEVSMDVPNCINLQLEKIHSD from the coding sequence ATGCGAATCGCGATTGACGCGATGGGCGGGGACTTCGGTCCCCGCGTTGTTATACCCGCCTGTATTGATGCACTGACGCGTCATCCTCATTTATCTCTGACCTTAGTGGGCCAGCAGGATAAAATCTCTGCTTTTATTTCTTCCGGTGAGCGACAGCAGTTTGCTGAGCGCCTGACGGTTCTGCATGCCGAAAAAATAATCGGTAATACGGATAAACCTTCCCGTGCGTTGCGGCAGCGTAAGCAAACCTCGATGCATGAAGCGCTGTGCCTGGTGGCTGATGGTCGCGCACAGGCTTGTGTCAGTGCGGGAAATACCGGTGCGCTGATGGCACTGAGTCGCTTTGTCCTGAAGATGCTTCCCGGTATTGACCGACCGGCAATTATTACTGCGATTCCGTCCCGTAAAGGTGATAGCTATATGCTTGATCTGGGAGCAAATGTAGATTGCAGCGCCGAACATCTGCTGCAGTTTGCCATTATGGGGTCGGTAATGACCCGGGCGGTTGCCGGTATAGCTGAGCCTAAAGTCGGCTTGCTGAATGTCGGCGAAGAAGAAATTAAAGGGAATGAACAGGTAAAGCTGGCATCCCGGCTGATCAGGGAGCATGGCGGGATTAATTATGCCGGCTTTATTGAGGGCGACGATATCTGTGCCGGAAAGGTTGATGTGGTGGTTTGTGACGGTTTTGTTGGCAATATCGCGCTGAAAAGCAGTGAAGGGGTTGCGAGGCTGATTGGTCGCCAGCTTCGGGATGGTTTCAGTGGCAGTGTGTTTCGGCGCTTGCTGGGATGGCTGGTAAAGCCGGTATTGCAGGATATTGCCAGCTATATCGATCCGGGGAGGCGTAACGGTGCCAGTTTGCTGGGGCTGCAGGGTATTGTGGTAAAAAGTCATGGCGGTGCTGACAGGCAATGTTTTGGCTATGCGATTGATCAGGCGGTTGCTGAAGTCAGCATGGATGTGCCTAATTGCATTAACCTTCAGCTGGAAAAAATTCATAGCGATTAA